The following proteins are encoded in a genomic region of Gossypium hirsutum isolate 1008001.06 chromosome D05, Gossypium_hirsutum_v2.1, whole genome shotgun sequence:
- the LOC107902685 gene encoding G-type lectin S-receptor-like serine/threonine-protein kinase SD2-5 — translation MKCACRQWKHLKSLISGPLTSFSYSELSLATTKFTERIGGGGFGTIYKGVLKDGTMAAVKRLENIGQGIDEFLAEVDTIGNIHHVNLVKLIDFCIDKRHRVLVYEYMSRGSLDKWIFHENSSFYLDWKTRKKIVLDIAKGLAYIHGDCRQRIAHLDVKPQNILLDDSFNAKIYDFGLSKLINRDESQVVTRMRGTLGYLALEWQHSRITVKADIYSFGIVVLEGITGRMVLDYSQPDSDVCLLKLVKNKGQEKRRSDIIDLTREYVHQHIEEVNAMIMLALWCVNEDHTRQPSMHSMVKLLEEENMPSVTARF, via the coding sequence ATGAAATGTGCATGCAGACAATGGAAACATCTTAAGTCACTCATCTCAGGACCTCTAACAAGTTTCTCCTACAGTGAGTTGTCTCTTGCAACAACAAAGTTTACTGAAAGGATAGGAGGAGGTGGCTTCGGAACCATTTATAAAGGGGTGTTAAAGGATGGAACAATGGCTGCAGTAAAGCGGCTTGAAAACATCGGGCAAGGTATCGATGAGTTTCTAGCGGAAGTGGACACCATTGGGAACATACATCATGTAAACTTGGTGAAGCTAATCGATTTCTGTATTGATAAGCGCCACAGGGTTTTAGTTTATGAATATATGAGTAGAGGGTCGTTGGACAAATGGATCTTCCACGAAAACAGTAGCTTCTATCTTGATTGGAAAACAAGGAAGAAGATTGTCTTAGACATAGCTAAGGGCTTAGCATATATTCACGGGGATTGTCGACAAAGGATTGCTCATTTAGATGTGAAGCCCCAAAACATTCTCCTGGACGATAGCTTCAATGCGAAAATATATGATTTTGGGCTATCAAAGTTGATTAACAGAGATGAGAGCCAAGTGGTGACCCGGATGAGAGGCACATTGGGCTACTTGGCTCTTGAGTGGCAACACTCGAGAATCACCGTAAAAGCTGACATTTACAGCTTTGGGATTGTTGTGCTGGAAGGAATCACGGGGAGGATGGTGTTAGATTACAGCCAACCTGATTCGGATGTTTGTTTGCTTAAATTGGTGAAGAATAAAGGACAGGAGAAACGACGATCGGATATAATTGACCTTACGAGAGAATATGTGCACCAACACATTGAAGAAGTGAATGCAATGATAATGTTGGCACTGTGGTGCGTGAATGAGGATCATACGAGACAGCCCTCTATGCATTCAATGGTAAAGTTGTTGGAAGAAGAGAATATGCcgtctgtaacagcccgattttga